CCGATGAAAAGAAAAGATGCTTTTTTAGACGGTCATATAAAGGAATTTGAGTTTTTTGGGCAGAATGCCAAAAAGGCTGATATACGACAATCTCAAAACAGCTTTAAAAGATAGCTGGGAAAATACGTAAGTGATGAACAAACAGATTTCAAAGCATTAAAAACCTATTATGCTTTTGAAAGTATATACTGTAATAGAGGTCAATGCCATGAAAAGGGCCTTGTAAAAGGATTAGTAAGATTTATGCGGAGAAACGTAAAATATCAAGAACTCCTGAAAGATACATTTGGTGTAGGCATAACAATCATCTCCTATTACGTAAAATCCCTTTTTTGCTTCACTTTCAAATAAAATAACAGTACTATTTTCTAAATTTCTAATGGCTTAATATTATTGTTATTAATAAAATTTTTATCTGAATCTCTTATAGAGGTTTAGTTGATAAAATACGTCTTGAGCATCTCGTAAACATAAATATTAACAATATCAAAACTATCATTGTTCTGAAATATTTATACATACTTAACCTCCATAATTATATACAGCAAATGAAATTGTTTTGTAATTAATAACATAGCATCGCTTTTTTCGGAAATGCTGGTGCTACACTTTAGTAAAAGCAAATAAAACTCCTAAAGCAGCAAATAAAATTGAATACATGGGCTTTAGAAAAATAAAATGAATGGACAAAATTCCTGTTATATTCAAAAATATAAATATAGCATATATTATGAAAGCAAATATGATAGGATAATTAAGTATTTGCACTATTCTTTTAGGTAAGTTAATTTTAAATAAATAAATAAGTAGTATAGTAATAAAAGCCGCCGTAAAAAAATAAAAAAAAGGAATTGAAATATATTCATACATTATATCAAAAAATCGATTTATAGTTTTATAATATAATGTTTTCTCATAATATCTCATGTATACTAAACTCAGCAAAGCTATTAGAGCAAAAACTCCTTCATGTGACACTCTTCTTTGCATACTTTAAATCCCCCTTTTAATTATTTAGATAAATTTATATTATATATTATTATCGCTGGCAATATTTAAGATATAAAATGCAGCTACGAGGAGTAAATAATCCATAATATATGCTTCATAGGTTAAGTGTGAACTTCATATTTTAAATATTTTTATACCAAGTAATTCATATTTTCCTACTTTTAGTTTAGCAATCCTTTATTTTTCTTTGCTAAATTTTTATTTTCTGTTGACATTTTATACCAGAATTTTTACTCCTCATAGTTTATGGAATTGTTTCTCTTAACTAATTGTCAACATTTTTTATCTCACTGAATCTACATAATATTTAGTATATAGTAAATTCTTGTATTATCGGCTTTCTTCATATGACTTTTAATTCATTAAAACATTAATACCTGAGTAATTTCCTTATTACATTGCGGACGTTTGTTATAGCTAAATCTTCAAGTTGTGATATTTTTTATAAATATTGGACATAGTTTTTTAGTTTGAAACTTTGACAACTATATACTTCTAAGGATTAGTAAGGTCAAATTCAACGCTCACATCCCTGTATGCTGTCATACCATAAACGTAAATTCTACAGTCTAATATTGAATATGGTGGTACATCAGATCTATAAGCTCCCGGGGTCGAATCTGTTGAATAATGCCATGAATCAGAAGTAGGATAAAACTTACCACCTAGCCCTGCTCCAGGATTGCGCCAATATACTACTCTATTTCCTGCATAGTACATACCTTGAGGTGTAGTAGAACCAAATACAGCATATATAGAAACAGTATTGTTTAACGCATTTGCTGAATATGATAATCCAGTGGTTAAAATAATATCATCATTTTTTGTAGTAGATCCATCAATTATACTAGAAAGCGTCTGATTCAAATATTTTCCTAAATGTATATTTGCTGATTTTTGTACTATTTCCCCATTCATATTATTTAAACTAGAACTAAAAGCTGATATTTTTGAATTGTCAATCTTTGATGTAGTTAGTTTAATTTCTGATTCTGGGATTTCCCATTTCCAAACATGACCTGTTTCTGAATCAGAAATTTTAACGATTATTTTATTATTATCTGAATTATTTGCTGCAAAGGCAAAACTGAATGATGAAACTGAAAGAAGCGCTACAACAAGAACCAATGAAACAACCTTTTTTAACATTTCTAAACATCTCCCTTTTATAGTTAGTAACACTATCTCGGTACCAAAACAGCATACTAACTACATTTTTATTAAACATCGAATGGCCATTCATCTGTTTGACTACATTATAAACTATATTCCATCTTTTGGGAAGTTCCGAAATTCGGCACATTTTTGAAGTTATTCACCTCACTAATTTACTCCTCATAAATATATAACACATTAAAATTGAATTTGTTACAGATTTCTATAAATTTTTTATTTTTTCATTAAAATAAAAATCGTAAATTCAATTTATGCCAAATTTAAGCACATACGCCCATTTTGGATCTGCAGATTAGAGAACGAAAAAGCATTTTTTAGCTTCTAATTTTCTCTCATTGCAAAATAAAAAAAATAAGGACAGATTATTTTCTGTCCTTATTTTGTAAGTTACATTTGTCAACAGCTTATTATAGATATGCACTATATCTAATTACCTTGAGCAGCATCTACTGTTATAACACCATCTTTATAATCGACTTTATATCCAAACGCTTCACTTATAAACCTTAGGTGTATTATAATGCCCCCATCTGTCAAGACAATTTTTTTAAAAATCTAAGTTAGATTTTCTTACCTCCTTTATTTAGATAATTTTATATAAAATGTAAGTTAGATACATAAACTGAAGTTGTTCGAGTCTATAGCCTTATTACAATAGATGCATACCATGTTAAACAGCTATAAACATATCATAGTAACCACTGATGCACCAAGACATGGAATGAGAAGTTCATCACAGGGAACATGTGATAAATGCTACAGATTTAGCCAGCTTGTACAAGAATATTAGATTTTCCGTAGTAATATTCAGCAGGTGTTCTATTCCCTAATGACTGATGTGGTCTCCTGTTGTTGTAGTATTCAATATATTCTTGTGTTATTTTTCTTAGCTGATGCCCGGTTTCACAGTCTTCTAGGTAAAGCTTCTCCCACCTTGATTAGGATGATCAATGTTTAGTCCTTTTAATAAGTATGGATATAGGTATTTGCTATGCAGTCTCTTACTAAGATTTGGTCCAGGGCAAAATCCGTGTATGCTCATCTCCCGCATGTAACGGCGAGTCCTTTTACGGTTTAATGATTCCATAATCCCTCATTAGTATAGTTGTCATTCTACGATAGCCATATTCGGGATGGGCTGTATAGACCTCATCAATGATACGCTTAATCGTGTATTCCTCATCGCTTGTTGGCACAGGCTTGTAATAAAGACTTGTGCGATTAATGCTTAAGAGCTCAGCCTGTCTGCTAATACTAAGCTTTTTATCACCCCTATCAATCATTTTCATGCGTTCCTCACGAGATTTAGAATTGGCCAGATTTTTTTTTAAGCCAGGCATTCTCATAAGAGAGTTGCCCTATTTGTTTCAACAATTCCTCCTTCTCCTTTTCATATGATTTTTTGACCTTTTCTAACTCGTCGGTTTCTTTGCTAAATACCTTTGCTGCATTATTGACAAATTCTGCTTTCCAGCGACTAATCATATTCGGATGTATTTCATATTCAGCAGCGATTTCATTAAGCGTTTTTTCTTCTCGCAATACCTCTAATACAATTTTTGCTTTTTGTTCTGGTGTAAAATTTCTTCTCTTATTCATAACTATATTCTAACTTATTTTTGACTTTTTGTCTGTCTAGTTTTCTGGTATCATTATATTATATATATATTATGGTCTATAGTTTTTCAAATTTTCGATAACTTTCATAAAATAATATTATTTAAATCCAGCATATAATAATTTTTAAATCATTGTTTGTTGTAACTCAAGATTCAATGATAAGAAGCATAATATACTGGATTTTTCTAGTATATTTCTCTTATTTTATAATCTATCACACGAGTTAAATTAAGTTTTATTAAAAATAGAATGCCATTATTTATTAATAATTTTATCTGTAAGCTTTGCACATTTATTGCCATAAGCTATTTATGTGATCGAATTTCATAATTAACTTTCTTATCAAAATATATCAACATATTGTCGTTTATTTATAGTTATAACACTATATGTTGTTCAATTGCATTCGATTTTTGAATTATACAATTTCCTCATGTATTAAAAATCATAAAATTTACGCAACTCTGACTTTATAAGTTCTTTAATGTCATCATTTATATCTACTAAGGGCAATCTTACTTTACCTCCTAAATTTAGACCTAATATATCCAATGCTGCTTTGATTGGTGCAGGATTAGGAGCTTTAAACATACTCTTTTGAAGTGTACATATGTCAAATTGAATTTTTCTTGCACCTATTATATCTCCAGCTTTATATTTATTTATCATCTCTTTTATTTTTTTACCAACAACATGACCTGTTGCAGCAACTGCACCATTTCCTCCCAGGCATAGGTTTATAAATATATTAGTATCTTCACCTGTCAAGATAGAAAATTCTTTTTTTAATTCATTCCGACATATCCTTATCATCTCGGAAGTATTTGTAATGTCGTTAAAACAATCTTTTATACCAATTACATTGTCAATATTTGCTACCTTAATAATTGTATCAATACTCATATTAACTGCTGTCCTAGATGGTATATTATAAATCATGATTGGTAAATTTGTATGTTGGGCTACCGCCTTAAAAAATTGATAAATACCTTCCTGATCTGGTCTAATATAATATGGAACAACTATTAACAGACCATCGGCTCCAATATTTTCAGCATATTTAGTCAAACTTATTGTTTCATCCAAGTTTGCACCTCCAGCACCAACAAAAATAGGTACTCTTTTATTAGCTCGTTTTACTGCTCTTTCTATAACTAACTCCTTTTCAAGATGTGATAATGATGTCGATTCCCCAGTTGTTCCAATTGGAATTATTGCATCTGCGCATTGTTCTTCTATCAAATAATCCACCAATTTATCAAACTTTTCAAAATCAACTTTACTCAAATCATCAGTAAATGGTGTAATGCATGGAATAACTAAGCCTTCCAACTTATGAGTATTATTCAATTACTACACACTCCTCTTTAATTTTAAGTTAATATATTATTAAAATTTAGTTCACCGTTAAAAGAAAAATATTAGTATGTAAACCATCACCCATTTTTTAACATAAAGCATAAATCATAATGGATTACCTTATTAAAATTTAAGATCACACTAACTTATTATGCTAAATAAATATAATTTGATCCTATTACAAAGTTTATATTGCTATATTTTAAATTCCTTTTCTTCAATATTAGGAGATTACTCTATATAAAATATTGTAATGCTTCTCTATACGCAGAATTTAATTAGTATTTTGTAAAGCCGACACAGTTATAGCCTTTCTGTTGTGCCTCAGCATTATAATTAACATCATTAATATTTATGCAAACTTCTTTGCATGTACTTACAGTAATATTCATATTTTTAGCTATTAATTTTGATTTGAGTGTCATAAGAAGCATTTTTTTAAGCTACTAATGATAACTTTGCCTGATTTTTACCTGATTTTGTAAAAGTAAATCTGATTTTTATATTTTTATACAAAGTTGCAGCCATCTCCGCTGCCATTTTCAGTATTTTTTTGCATTTATGGCTCCTATTTTGAATGAAAACCAGATTTTTGAGCGCACTAATCCCCTTACAGGTATCACATCTACATAATATTTGCGCCTTAGTATTGATGGAATACCCTCCACTCCATTTCTTATCTTTTGAAGTACACTGTATTCTTCTGTTGACATCTTTTTCAAATAGCTTGCTCTTTGTATTGTTTTTGCTGTTATCAGTACATATGCCGATTTCTTTTGTAGCTTCGCTCCACATTTTTCTCTTAGTGGACAATGTTCACATGTTTTTTTATTGAAGGATGCTCTATATAATCCTGTTTTTTCATAGTATCTTGTTTTGTATGGTTTTTCTCCTCTTGGGCATTTGATTATTTCATGGGTCGTTTCATCTAATTCAAATTCGCTTTGTATTTCATCTGGCAATTTCCCTATAAGAGCTGTTGTTATTAGTTCGATATTGTTTTTATCTGCAAGTTCTATGTTTTCAATGCTGCTGTAAGCTCCATCTGCTATTATTGTTATTTCTTTTTCTTGTTTCCCTAGCTTTTCTATTGTTTCTTTGCAAAAGCTGCTATCGCTGTGTGTGTTTACATCATAGTCATAGCTGGTTATTATGGAGCCTTTTTCGTCTATTGTTTCTACTATGTTAGCTACATAGCCTTTATGGTCTTTTCCTGCTTTTTTGCGATATGTTGCATCTGGGTCGCTTGGGTTTTGAAGACTATCAGGGCTTATTTTTTCTTTTTCTACTGGTACTATCTTGCCTTCTTCTGTTATTTCTGTTTGTTCTTTTAGTACACGCTGTAATAGCTGATATTCTGGTAATTCAGCGTATGCTTCTCCTAATTCTTTTATTAGTGTATAGGCATCTTCAATTATTTCTTGAAGTCTTTTTGTTATTTCTTCGTTTTTTCTATGATAGATTGTTTTGTTTCTGTCGTCTTCATCTAGGTAGTGTTCCATGTTTTTGAGGTGTTGATATTCTCCTGTTTTGTATACTGCCTTGACCATATTTGCTACGCATGTGTATAGTATTTCTAATCTGGACATTTTTTTGCAACTGGATGATACCATGATGCTGTCCATTCTTTTTACTGATGGATTTATATCAAAGTATTTTACAAATACGTTTGCCATGGCTTCCATTTCTTCATGAAGAAGGTCTCTTCCTGTTTCTAGATTGTAAAGATATAGCCTTTCACGAAAACGGCTAAAAGTCCTATCACTGAAAGGTTGACTTTTGAAGCTTGTAGTGTGAAGAGCGTATTGGAAACGAACATCACATAAGATGCTTGCTAATAGTTCATCATCTGTAAGATTAAACATTTCTTTTAGTATTAGGGCTCCGATTATTGCGTTTACAGGACTGTTTGGACGAGAAGCGGGATTGTCACTGTACAATACGGAAAAGCGTTTTTCATTGATTGCTGGAAATATGATTTCAGCAAAGCCTTTTGCCCATGAGTTTAAAACAAACTTTCTTGTTCTTTCATCCAAGTTTAAGAATCTATCATCCATTGTGATTTGTTGATATTCGTTTGATTTGAATGCCATGGCTACGTATCGCTCCTTCTATTTCTTTTTGTTTATATTTCTATTTTACCATATTTTTAGTTTATCATGGATGAAAAATACTTTTGACACCTTAATCAATGTTTATATTCACTAATTTAGTTTATTATTACTTTTTTATTAAACGAAATTATTATTTGTTGCTAATATCAAAAATAGCCCACCCTTTATACTGCTTGCCTTTTATTTTGCAACATTAAGGGCAGGCTACTCACCAACAATCAATTTTTAGGGGGCTGTTTAACAAAAAAAGCAAAAACCGTATCAGCTACTAATTTCTCCATTACCAGCAACATAATCATTTGAAAGTATGGGAATGAGCATATTCTCGTTTCTTTCAAATAGGATTCCAGTCCAAACACTGAAATACCGATACTAAACATAAGGATTAACTGGATTACATTAAACATCCTCTTATTCATTTTATATCTCAAAAGATTAAAAGCACTGGAAGCACTAATACCCACTGTTTCATTATGAAAAGCTACATATACTGACAAGCAAATGACTGAAATCAAAATAGAATTTGGAATTTTATACTTAAAGCTTGCAAAAAATAGCGTTATAAGTAAAACAGTATACAATGTTAGAAAAATCTTATACTTCAACATCTTATGATTTAGCATTGTTCTTCACCATTTTCATTATTAATATGCCACATCAATCCATCCATTATTAGGTGCAGCATCACGAGAATCGATATAATTAGCTATTGCATCTCCGGGGTCTATAGCAGCTTGAATAATAGTGGTTGTTATATTATAAGTCAGTGACAACACCAAACTTTTTTCCATTCCCCACCTAATTAGTGTATTTACAATTTTACTTACAACTTGCTGTTCAATAATGCTTCTGGCTTCATTATAACCATATTTTGCAATTAGCGTACGAATACAAGCTTCTACGCTCCCTCCTCCATAAAACGATAGCACCACCCAAATTACAGCATTAAAAATTGCACCTGCCGTTCCAACACTTATTATGTGGTGAATGGAACTTCCGGAAGTAGCCATGGAATATCCAGAAGTAGTTACATAACCAGATATTGTTCTTTCCGGTTCATTTTGATTGTCTTTATCTGCCAATATATCTTCTACAATTTTAATGTTTTCGGTAGTATTAAAAGATTTTCCACCGCTTTTAATTAACGCTGCTTGAACAACGGAATCGTAATATTTGCGTTCAGCAACAGTCATTTTAGACACATCGAAATTCTTGTTCAAAATACTCTTCTGAAGTGATTCGTAATTTGATGTCAAATCTTTTGAAATAGCTGTAGAAGCAAAAACAGAACTCAAACTTAAAACCGAAAGAAGTGCTAAAACCAAAAGAAATGAAATAATTTTTTGAAACATTTACCAACATCTCCCTTTATATTATTGAGTATTCTCGGCAACTTCTGTTGCCTGATATAACTGAATTTCAGGAAACATATTTTAAATTTATCCCCCAAAATTTCGTTCTGAAATCATTTTTCGATTTCCAATTCATTTACATCTTTATTTACATTGTGAGAATTTTTTCTTTGTTTTTCCCTTCATTTAACATATATGGTTGCATTCTATCTTGACTTTTTTAAATCGCCCCAATAACCGAAATGGATGGTGTTTTTAGCATACTACTTGTTATTGAGGTGATTTTATGTTGGGCGCATGGCGTTCGCATTCTGATTATCAGTCTTTCCTTGTTGAAAATATTCGACCCATTTATGCTTCAGATAAAAATCGTGTTCTTCAATTTTCTGAAGCTTTATCTAAACTCTATAATTTAGATCTTGATGTTCTTGAACCTGTGTTGTA
This portion of the Thermoanaerobacterium sp. RBIITD genome encodes:
- the dapA gene encoding 4-hydroxy-tetrahydrodipicolinate synthase; the encoded protein is MNNTHKLEGLVIPCITPFTDDLSKVDFEKFDKLVDYLIEEQCADAIIPIGTTGESTSLSHLEKELVIERAVKRANKRVPIFVGAGGANLDETISLTKYAENIGADGLLIVVPYYIRPDQEGIYQFFKAVAQHTNLPIMIYNIPSRTAVNMSIDTIIKVANIDNVIGIKDCFNDITNTSEMIRICRNELKKEFSILTGEDTNIFINLCLGGNGAVAATGHVVGKKIKEMINKYKAGDIIGARKIQFDICTLQKSMFKAPNPAPIKAALDILGLNLGGKVRLPLVDINDDIKELIKSELRKFYDF
- a CDS encoding transposase yields the protein MAFKSNEYQQITMDDRFLNLDERTRKFVLNSWAKGFAEIIFPAINEKRFSVLYSDNPASRPNSPVNAIIGALILKEMFNLTDDELLASILCDVRFQYALHTTSFKSQPFSDRTFSRFRERLYLYNLETGRDLLHEEMEAMANVFVKYFDINPSVKRMDSIMVSSSCKKMSRLEILYTCVANMVKAVYKTGEYQHLKNMEHYLDEDDRNKTIYHRKNEEITKRLQEIIEDAYTLIKELGEAYAELPEYQLLQRVLKEQTEITEEGKIVPVEKEKISPDSLQNPSDPDATYRKKAGKDHKGYVANIVETIDEKGSIITSYDYDVNTHSDSSFCKETIEKLGKQEKEITIIADGAYSSIENIELADKNNIELITTALIGKLPDEIQSEFELDETTHEIIKCPRGEKPYKTRYYEKTGLYRASFNKKTCEHCPLREKCGAKLQKKSAYVLITAKTIQRASYLKKMSTEEYSVLQKIRNGVEGIPSILRRKYYVDVIPVRGLVRSKIWFSFKIGAINAKKY